TCGGCCTGCTGCTGTGGCTGGTCAACTGGTTCTTCTTCCGCCGCAAGCAGCACCTGAAGGCCGAGTTCGACGCGACCGCGCTGACCAAGTAAGCGGGCTGAATCGTTTGCGTAGGCTGCCCCCATGGGAGCGGGGCAGCCTACGGGCGAGCAGTTCGAGATCACCAACGGCACGGCGCGCGCCGTCCTCACCGAGGTCGGCGCGTGCCTTCGGGTTTTCGAAGTGGCGGGCGTGCCGTACGTCAGCAGTTTCGCCGAGACCGAAGCGCCACCGCTGTCGGCCGGACTGGTGCTCGCGCCGTGGCCGAACCGGGTCCGGGACGGCCGGTGGAGCTTCTACGGCGAGCCGCAGCAGCTGGAGCTGAGCGAGTCCAGGCGCAACGTCGCCATCCACGGCCTCACCAGGACGATTCCCTGGCAGGTGGTGGAGCGCTCCACCTCGGCGATCACCCTCGGCGTGCGCATCGAGGCCCAGGCGGGCTGGCCGGTGCCTATGCACACCACCGCGCGCTACGCCCTCGATGCCGACGGTGGCCTGACCGTCACGCACACCATGCTCAACGCCGGCGACCGGAAGACCCCGTTCGGCGTCGGTGTGCACCCCTACCCGTGCGCGGGCCGCGCCGCCGCCTACGAGTGCACGCTCCAGCTCGCCGCGCGCACCAACCTGCCGGTCGACCAGGACCGCCTGCTGCCCAACGGCCCCGTCGCCCCGCTCGACGGCGGCGAGTTCGACTTCCGGGAGCCGCGCAAGCTCGACGGGATGGTGCTCGACCACACCTACGGCGGCTGCGTCCCCGATGCGGACGGGATCATCCGGCACCACCTGGTGGGCCCGGACACGGGCGTGGAGATCTGGGCGGAGCCGGACTTCGGCTGGGTCCAGGTGTTCTCCACGACCGGCTTCCCGGGGACCAGCTCGGCGATCGCGGTGGAGCCGATGACCTGTCCGACCGACGCGCTCAACTCCGGCATCGACCTCCGCGAGCTGGAGCCGGGGCAGACCTGGTCCGGCAGCTGGGGACTGCGCCCGATGTCCTAGCCGCGTGCGCCCGATGTCGGCGAACAGGTCAGATCGGGTTTCTCCCGCTGCACGGAGCGGTTACCGTCCAGCCGTGGATGTCGCGATCACTGGTGGATATGTCGTGCCCGTCGCCGCCGAACCCATTGACGGCGCAACGGTGCTGGTCCAGAACGGGAAGATCACCGCGGTAGGCGCGGACGCCGACGTGGAGGTGCCGGACGGCGTCCCCGTCGTCGACGCCTCCGGCTCGTGGGTGCTGCCCGGCTTCGTCGAGGCGCACGCGCACATGGGCGTGCACGAGGAGGCCGAGGGCTGGGCCGGTCAGGACACCAACGAGATGACCGATCCGGTGGGCGCCAGGATGCGCGCGCTGGACGCGATCAACCCGGCCGACATGGGCTTCGCCGACGCGCTCTCCGGCGGTGTCACGACCGCGGTGGTCAAGCCGGGCTCGGGCAACCCGATCGGCGGCCAGACGGTCGCGCTGAAGTGCTGGGGCCGCACGGTCGACGAGATGCTGATGGTCGAGCCGGTCAGCGTGAAGAGCGCGCTCGGCGAGAACCCGAAGCGGGTCTACGGCGACAAGAAGACCCTGCCGTCGACCCGGCAGGGCGTCGCCGCGGTGATCAGGGACGCGCTGACCAAGGCCCAGGACTACC
The window above is part of the Allokutzneria albata genome. Proteins encoded here:
- a CDS encoding aldose 1-epimerase family protein, yielding MGAGQPTGEQFEITNGTARAVLTEVGACLRVFEVAGVPYVSSFAETEAPPLSAGLVLAPWPNRVRDGRWSFYGEPQQLELSESRRNVAIHGLTRTIPWQVVERSTSAITLGVRIEAQAGWPVPMHTTARYALDADGGLTVTHTMLNAGDRKTPFGVGVHPYPCAGRAAAYECTLQLAARTNLPVDQDRLLPNGPVAPLDGGEFDFREPRKLDGMVLDHTYGGCVPDADGIIRHHLVGPDTGVEIWAEPDFGWVQVFSTTGFPGTSSAIAVEPMTCPTDALNSGIDLRELEPGQTWSGSWGLRPMS